The Engystomops pustulosus chromosome 1, aEngPut4.maternal, whole genome shotgun sequence genome has a window encoding:
- the CISD2 gene encoding CDGSH iron-sulfur domain-containing protein 2 — protein MVLEIIARVIKVQLPAYLRKLPVPDSIAGFISLTVSEWLRLLPFLGVLALLGYLAIRPFLPKKKQQKDSLINLKIQKENPKVVNEINIEDLHIAKAAYCRCWRSKTFPVCDGSHNKHNELTGDNVGPLILKKKEV, from the exons ATGGTGCTGGAGATCATAGCCCGGGTCATCAAGGTGCAGCTTCCCGCCTATCTGAGGAAGCTGCCCGTGCCTGACAGTATCGCTGGCTTTATCAGTCTAACAG TTTCAGAATGGCTGCGATTACTACCCTTCCTGGGTGTTCTCGCTCTATTGGGCTACCTTGCAATACGACCATTTCTGCCGAAGAAGAAACAACAGAAGGACAGTCTGATCAATCTCAAAATCCAAAAGGAGAACCCAAAAGTGGTTAATGAAATTAATATTGAGGACCTGCATATTGCCAAAGCTGCCTACTGTCGATGCTGGCGTTCAAAAACG TTTCCTGTCTGTGATGGCTCCCATAACAAGCACAATGAGTTAACTGGCGACAACGTGGGACCACTTATTCTCAAAAAGAAAGAAGTATAA